One Burkholderia vietnamiensis LMG 10929 genomic window carries:
- a CDS encoding low molecular weight protein-tyrosine-phosphatase — MFRNILIVCHANVCRSPAAEMLFKSHAASRGGPRPTFHSAGVRANDGDGIDPVMRRLLAERGVDATTHRSRRLSRRIVRDADLILVSERGQIAAVEAVDPFARGKVHLLGKWEDAEIADPHGGPEADYRESYSLIERLVQGWLQKLC, encoded by the coding sequence ATGTTCCGGAACATCCTGATCGTCTGTCACGCGAACGTCTGCCGCAGCCCGGCGGCCGAGATGCTGTTCAAGTCGCATGCCGCGTCGCGCGGCGGCCCGCGCCCGACGTTCCATTCCGCGGGCGTGCGTGCGAACGACGGCGACGGCATCGATCCGGTGATGCGGCGCCTGCTCGCCGAGCGCGGCGTCGATGCCACGACGCATCGTTCGCGGCGGCTGTCGCGCCGGATCGTGCGCGACGCCGACCTGATTCTCGTCAGCGAGCGCGGGCAGATCGCGGCCGTCGAGGCCGTCGATCCGTTCGCGCGCGGCAAGGTCCACTTGCTGGGCAAGTGGGAGGACGCCGAGATCGCCGATCCGCATGGCGGCCCCGAGGCCGACTATCGCGAGAGCTACTCATTGATCGAACGTCTGGTTCAAGGATGGCTGCAAAAACTATGCTGA
- a CDS encoding UDP-glucose dehydrogenase family protein → MNLTIIGSGYVGLVTGACLADIGHDVFCLDVDQAKIDILNAGGVPIHEPGLKEVIARNRSAGRLRFSTDIEAAVAHGDVQFIAVGTPPDEDGSADLQYVLAAARNIGRYMKGFKVIVDKSTVPVGTAERVRAAVADELAKRGEDGQMFSVVSNPEFLKEGAAVDDFTRPDRIVIGCDDDVPGERARELMKKLYAPFNRNHERTLYMDVRSAEFTKYAANAMLATRISFMNELANLADRFGADIEAVRRGIGSDPRIGYHFLYAGCGYGGSCFPKDVEALIRTADEHGQSLQILKAVSSVNATQKRVLAEKIVARFGEDLSGRTFALWGLAFKPNTDDMREAPSRELIAELLSRGARIAAYDPVAQQEARRVLALDLADHPSWLERLTFVDDEAQAARDADALVIVTEWKAFKSPDFVTLGRLWKSPVIFDGRNLYEPETMSEQGIEYHPIGRPGSRQAVAARAPAAARASA, encoded by the coding sequence ATGAATCTGACTATCATCGGCAGCGGTTACGTAGGTCTTGTCACCGGCGCCTGTCTCGCCGACATCGGGCACGACGTGTTCTGCCTCGACGTAGATCAGGCGAAGATCGACATCCTGAACGCCGGCGGCGTGCCGATCCACGAGCCGGGCCTCAAGGAAGTGATCGCGCGCAACCGCTCGGCCGGCCGCCTGCGCTTCTCGACCGACATCGAAGCCGCGGTCGCGCACGGCGACGTGCAGTTCATCGCGGTCGGCACGCCGCCCGACGAGGACGGCTCGGCCGACCTGCAATACGTGCTCGCGGCGGCGCGCAACATCGGCCGCTACATGAAGGGCTTCAAGGTGATCGTCGACAAGTCGACGGTGCCGGTCGGCACCGCCGAGCGCGTGCGCGCGGCCGTCGCCGACGAGCTCGCGAAGCGCGGCGAGGACGGCCAGATGTTCTCGGTCGTGTCGAACCCGGAATTCCTGAAGGAAGGCGCGGCCGTGGACGACTTCACGCGACCCGACCGCATCGTGATCGGCTGCGACGACGACGTGCCGGGCGAGCGCGCGCGCGAGCTGATGAAGAAGCTCTACGCGCCGTTCAACCGCAATCACGAACGCACGCTGTATATGGACGTGCGCTCGGCCGAGTTCACGAAATACGCGGCGAACGCGATGCTCGCGACGCGCATCTCGTTCATGAACGAGCTCGCCAACCTGGCCGACCGCTTCGGCGCCGACATCGAAGCCGTGCGCCGCGGGATCGGCTCCGATCCGCGCATCGGCTATCACTTCCTGTATGCGGGCTGCGGCTACGGCGGCTCATGCTTCCCGAAGGACGTCGAGGCGCTGATCCGCACGGCCGACGAGCACGGCCAGTCGCTGCAGATCCTGAAGGCCGTGTCGTCGGTGAACGCGACGCAAAAGCGCGTGCTCGCGGAGAAGATCGTCGCGCGCTTCGGCGAGGATCTCAGCGGCCGCACGTTCGCGCTCTGGGGCCTCGCATTCAAGCCGAACACCGACGACATGCGCGAGGCGCCGAGCCGCGAGCTGATCGCCGAGCTGCTGTCGCGCGGCGCGCGCATCGCGGCGTACGACCCGGTCGCGCAGCAGGAGGCGCGCCGCGTGCTGGCGCTCGATCTCGCGGATCACCCGAGCTGGCTCGAGCGCCTGACGTTCGTCGACGACGAGGCGCAGGCCGCGCGCGACGCCGATGCGCTCGTGATCGTCACCGAATGGAAGGCGTTCAAGAGCCCCGATTTCGTCACGCTCGGCCGGCTGTGGAAGTCGCCGGTGATCTTCGACGGCCGCAACCTGTACGAGCCGGAGACGATGAGCGAGCAGGGCATCGAATACCACCCGATCGGCCGCCCCGGTTCGCGTCAGGCCGTGGCCGCGCGTGCGCCGGCCGCCGCGCGCGCGAGCGCGTAA
- a CDS encoding undecaprenyl-phosphate glucose phosphotransferase yields the protein MLSVLARVIDIAMVVAGALLAAALHGGSIWLNDLQRTTVLFDCLLVVVFFPAAGIYQSWRGKRLVGLMVRVAFAWLVVELAGILMSFSFHQSGELSRLWLGYWALVTTALLAGSKACVHVVLRQLRRGGYNLKAVAIVGGTPAARRLIAQMRARPEAGFNPVCVYDESGAPGEVALDDVRIERQFESLVWLVRSRALSELWLALPITEERRIHQIVTVFRHDFVNIRFIPDVRTLSFFNQEVVELLGVPAINLAASPITDVRILPKFVFDRLFALAALTMLAPLMLAIACLIKLTSRGPVFFRQKRKGIDGHEFEIYKFRSMKVHQETAGQVTQATRNDSRVTPVGRFLRRTSLDELPQFINVLKGEMSVVGPRPHALAHDDIYKDLVKGYMFRYRIKPGITGWAQINGYRGETDQIEKMMGRVKLDLYYMQNWSFWLDIKIVVLTLWKGFTGSNAY from the coding sequence ATGTTGAGCGTGCTGGCGAGAGTCATCGATATCGCGATGGTCGTGGCAGGAGCGCTGCTCGCCGCCGCGTTGCACGGCGGCAGCATCTGGCTCAACGACCTGCAACGCACGACGGTCCTGTTCGACTGCCTGCTCGTCGTCGTGTTCTTTCCCGCCGCGGGCATCTATCAGTCGTGGCGCGGCAAGCGTCTGGTCGGGCTGATGGTGCGCGTCGCGTTCGCGTGGCTCGTGGTCGAGCTCGCGGGCATCCTGATGAGCTTCAGCTTTCACCAGTCGGGCGAGCTGTCGCGACTGTGGCTCGGCTACTGGGCGCTCGTGACGACCGCGCTGCTCGCCGGCTCGAAGGCCTGCGTGCACGTCGTGCTGCGGCAACTGCGGCGCGGCGGCTACAACCTGAAGGCGGTCGCGATCGTCGGCGGCACGCCGGCCGCGCGGCGGCTGATCGCGCAGATGCGCGCGCGTCCCGAAGCCGGCTTCAACCCGGTGTGCGTGTACGACGAAAGCGGTGCGCCCGGCGAAGTCGCGCTCGACGACGTGCGCATCGAGCGGCAGTTCGAATCGCTCGTGTGGCTGGTGCGCAGCCGCGCGCTCAGCGAGCTGTGGCTCGCGCTGCCGATCACCGAGGAGCGCCGGATTCATCAGATCGTGACCGTGTTTCGCCACGACTTCGTGAACATCCGCTTCATCCCGGACGTGCGCACGCTGTCGTTCTTCAACCAGGAAGTGGTCGAGCTGCTCGGCGTGCCGGCGATCAACCTCGCGGCGTCGCCGATCACCGACGTGCGGATCCTGCCGAAGTTCGTGTTCGACCGGCTGTTCGCGCTGGCAGCGCTGACGATGCTCGCGCCGCTGATGCTGGCGATCGCCTGCCTGATCAAGCTGACGTCGCGCGGGCCGGTGTTCTTCCGCCAGAAGCGCAAGGGCATCGACGGGCACGAGTTCGAGATCTACAAGTTCCGCTCGATGAAGGTGCATCAGGAGACGGCGGGCCAGGTCACGCAGGCGACCAGGAACGACTCGCGCGTGACGCCGGTCGGTCGCTTCCTGCGCCGCACGAGCCTCGACGAGTTGCCGCAGTTCATCAACGTGCTGAAGGGCGAGATGTCGGTCGTCGGCCCGCGGCCGCACGCGCTCGCGCACGACGACATCTACAAGGATCTGGTGAAGGGCTACATGTTCCGCTACCGGATCAAGCCGGGCATCACCGGCTGGGCGCAGATCAACGGCTATCGCGGCGAGACCGACCAGATCGAGAAGATGATGGGCCGGGTGAAGCTCGATCTGTACTACATGCAGAACTGGTCGTTCTGGCTCGACATCAAGATCGTCGTGCTGACGCTCTGGAAAGGCTTCACGGGCAGCAACGCTTACTGA
- a CDS encoding mannose-1-phosphate guanylyltransferase/mannose-6-phosphate isomerase, with product MNAPAVAAVAADTPPSSAATDAALRVAVQPVILAGGSGTRLWPMSREHYPKQLIGLLGDHSLLQSTALRLDGLAASHPVNDDVLIVCGEDHRFTTAEQLRVTGKRASIMLEPLGRDTAPALTLAALRIVADGGDAVMTVMPADHAVADRARFHAAVAAGVHCAAQGKIATMGIVPARAETGYGYIRIGAPLGDAATGGLDVRRLDRFVEKPHLELARQYVESGEYWWNSGIFIVRASVWLDAIRRLEPEIHAACEQAVANGKQDGDFFRVDRDAFAASPSNSIDYAVMEPLASQPQLCESVVVPLDAGWSDVGSWDAIWQILPKDDAGNVGRGHVLFENADSTFAHAESRLVACVGTQNLVVVETPDAVLVADKSRVQDVKKIVGRIKAERGAEATDHRKVHRPWGHYDSVDMGERFQVKRIVVKPGARLSLQMHHHRAEHWIVVRGTARITRGDETFLLSENESTYIPLGVSHRLENPGKMPLELIEVQSGAYLGEDDIVRFDDTYGRQ from the coding sequence ATGAATGCTCCGGCCGTGGCAGCAGTGGCAGCCGATACGCCCCCCAGTTCCGCCGCAACCGACGCCGCACTGCGCGTCGCGGTGCAGCCGGTGATTCTCGCCGGCGGTTCCGGCACGCGCCTGTGGCCGATGTCGCGCGAGCACTATCCGAAGCAGCTGATCGGCCTGCTCGGCGATCATTCGCTGCTGCAATCCACCGCGCTGCGCCTCGACGGTCTGGCCGCGTCGCATCCGGTCAACGACGACGTGCTGATCGTGTGCGGCGAGGATCATCGCTTCACGACCGCCGAGCAATTGCGCGTGACCGGCAAGCGCGCGTCGATCATGCTCGAGCCGCTCGGCCGCGATACGGCGCCGGCGCTGACGCTCGCCGCGCTGCGCATCGTCGCCGACGGCGGCGATGCGGTGATGACGGTGATGCCCGCCGACCACGCGGTCGCGGATCGCGCGCGCTTTCATGCGGCCGTCGCGGCCGGCGTGCATTGCGCGGCGCAAGGCAAGATCGCGACGATGGGGATCGTGCCGGCGCGCGCGGAGACGGGCTACGGCTACATCCGCATCGGCGCGCCGCTCGGCGATGCGGCCACCGGCGGGCTGGACGTGCGCCGCCTCGACCGCTTCGTCGAGAAGCCGCATCTCGAACTCGCGCGGCAGTACGTCGAATCGGGCGAATACTGGTGGAACAGCGGGATCTTCATCGTGCGCGCGTCGGTGTGGCTCGACGCGATCCGCCGGCTCGAGCCCGAGATCCATGCGGCCTGCGAGCAGGCGGTTGCGAACGGCAAGCAGGACGGCGACTTCTTCCGCGTCGATCGCGACGCGTTCGCCGCGTCGCCGTCGAACTCGATCGACTACGCGGTGATGGAGCCGCTCGCGAGCCAGCCGCAGCTGTGCGAGAGCGTGGTCGTGCCGCTCGACGCCGGCTGGTCGGACGTCGGCTCGTGGGACGCGATCTGGCAGATCCTGCCGAAGGACGACGCCGGCAACGTCGGCCGCGGCCACGTGCTGTTCGAGAACGCCGACTCGACGTTCGCGCATGCGGAGAGCCGCCTGGTCGCCTGTGTCGGCACGCAGAATCTGGTCGTCGTCGAGACGCCCGACGCGGTGCTCGTCGCGGACAAATCGCGCGTGCAGGACGTGAAGAAGATCGTCGGCCGCATCAAGGCCGAGCGCGGCGCGGAAGCGACCGACCATCGCAAGGTCCATCGGCCGTGGGGCCACTACGACTCGGTCGACATGGGCGAGCGCTTTCAGGTCAAGCGCATCGTCGTGAAGCCGGGCGCGCGGCTGTCGCTGCAGATGCACCATCACCGCGCCGAGCACTGGATCGTCGTGCGCGGTACGGCGCGCATCACGCGCGGCGACGAAACCTTCCTGCTCTCCGAAAACGAATCGACCTACATTCCGCTCGGCGTGTCGCACCGGCTCGAGAACCCCGGCAAGATGCCGCTCGAACTGATCGAAGTCCAGTCGGGCGCGTATCTCGGCGAGGACGACATCGTCCGCTTCGACGATACCTACGGACGCCAATGA
- a CDS encoding transposase, giving the protein MFFDELTDEEWFRLSTLIADEPIRLNRRGRPRAEPRVVANAVLWILTTGEAWSKLPGRYPSGPTCRRRYEEWLANGTLLQMIDVLTQFSGRTFAYVPPPPAPAAPASRAEPVQDNDRLRGVFWQNPESWQLPVARANVWDGEGATALATMSSDAAVESARASASPFTVPGARPAGLRQGRPSSASFASAEPQVDEYRGYTIYGSAQPVQNLMYRAWAEITQDGRRVERSGLIGPRFTDADEAEQYALDWARQWIDRHGASDEPVHAPQGEVLAGLSALARAESDIKRFIAERRGAALAEGRNDPVQPDRREYAYRVG; this is encoded by the coding sequence ATGTTCTTCGATGAGCTTACCGATGAAGAGTGGTTTCGTCTTTCGACGCTGATTGCCGATGAACCGATCCGGCTGAACCGCCGAGGCCGCCCGCGTGCCGAACCGCGCGTCGTTGCCAACGCGGTCCTGTGGATCCTGACGACGGGCGAGGCATGGTCCAAACTTCCCGGGCGCTATCCGTCCGGGCCGACGTGCCGTCGCCGCTATGAGGAGTGGCTCGCCAACGGCACGCTGCTTCAGATGATCGACGTGCTGACGCAGTTCAGCGGGCGCACGTTCGCCTACGTGCCGCCGCCGCCCGCGCCCGCCGCGCCGGCATCGCGCGCAGAGCCCGTGCAGGACAACGACCGCCTGCGCGGCGTGTTCTGGCAAAACCCCGAATCGTGGCAACTACCGGTTGCGCGCGCAAACGTTTGGGATGGCGAAGGTGCGACGGCGCTGGCCACGATGTCGAGCGACGCCGCCGTCGAATCGGCGCGTGCGTCCGCATCGCCGTTCACCGTGCCGGGCGCACGCCCGGCCGGGCTGCGTCAGGGCCGGCCGTCCTCCGCGAGCTTCGCGTCGGCCGAGCCGCAAGTCGACGAGTATCGCGGCTATACGATCTACGGCAGCGCGCAGCCGGTGCAGAACCTGATGTATCGCGCGTGGGCCGAGATCACGCAGGACGGCCGTCGCGTCGAGCGCTCGGGCCTGATCGGTCCGCGTTTCACCGATGCGGACGAAGCCGAGCAGTACGCGCTCGACTGGGCGCGCCAGTGGATCGATCGCCACGGCGCGAGCGACGAGCCCGTGCACGCACCGCAAGGCGAAGTGCTGGCCGGCCTGTCCGCGCTCGCGCGCGCGGAGTCGGACATCAAGCGCTTCATCGCCGAGCGTCGCGGCGCCGCGCTGGCCGAAGGCCGCAACGATCCCGTGCAGCCCGATCGCCGCGAGTACGCGTACCGCGTGGGTTGA
- a CDS encoding RNA polymerase sigma factor, producing the protein MTREATDRAIEAVWRIEAPKIIARAARVVRDLGVAEELAQDTLVAALEHWPVDGVPDNPAAWLMTAVKRRALDRVRQESLHAAKRDQLGHEMDALEAHVVPDIADALADARADDIGDDLLRLIFTSCHPVLSADARVALTLRLLGGLTTGEIARAFLSPEPTIAQRIVRAKRTLAAARVPFEVPAAEARPARLASVLEVLYLIFNEGHAATAGDDWTRPALCDEALRLGRVLAGLMPDESEVLGLLALMELQASRMHARTDADGRPVLLLDQDRSRWDPLLIRRGLAALERATKLGGVRGPYALQAALAACHARAHTAADTDWAQIVALYDALAEVAPSPVVALNRAVAVGMAFGPAAALELVDALRDDPALARYHWLPSVRGDLLAKLGRADEAKVEFRRAAELTRNARERELLLGRAADA; encoded by the coding sequence GTGACCCGCGAGGCGACCGATCGTGCGATCGAGGCCGTGTGGCGAATCGAGGCGCCGAAGATCATCGCGCGCGCCGCGCGGGTGGTGCGCGACCTCGGCGTGGCCGAGGAACTCGCCCAGGACACGCTCGTCGCGGCGCTCGAGCACTGGCCGGTCGACGGCGTGCCCGACAATCCGGCCGCGTGGCTGATGACCGCCGTGAAGCGCCGTGCGCTCGACCGCGTGCGCCAGGAGTCGCTGCACGCGGCCAAGCGCGATCAGCTCGGTCACGAAATGGACGCGCTCGAAGCGCACGTCGTGCCGGACATCGCCGATGCGCTCGCCGACGCGCGCGCGGACGACATTGGCGACGACCTGCTGCGACTGATCTTCACGTCGTGCCATCCGGTGCTGTCGGCCGATGCGCGCGTCGCGCTGACCTTGCGGCTGCTCGGCGGGCTGACCACCGGCGAGATCGCGCGCGCGTTCCTGTCGCCGGAGCCGACGATCGCGCAGCGCATCGTGCGTGCGAAGCGCACGCTCGCGGCGGCGCGCGTGCCGTTCGAGGTGCCGGCCGCCGAGGCGCGGCCCGCGCGGCTCGCGTCGGTGCTCGAAGTGCTCTATCTGATCTTCAACGAAGGCCATGCGGCGACCGCCGGCGACGACTGGACGCGCCCCGCGCTGTGCGACGAGGCGTTGCGTCTCGGCCGCGTGCTGGCCGGGCTGATGCCCGATGAAAGCGAGGTGCTCGGGCTGCTCGCGCTGATGGAGTTGCAGGCGTCGCGCATGCACGCGCGCACCGATGCCGACGGGCGGCCCGTGCTGCTGCTCGATCAGGACCGCAGCCGCTGGGATCCGCTGCTGATCCGCCGCGGCCTCGCGGCGCTCGAGCGGGCGACGAAGCTCGGCGGTGTGCGCGGGCCGTATGCGCTGCAGGCCGCGTTGGCGGCCTGCCATGCGCGTGCGCACACCGCAGCGGACACCGACTGGGCGCAGATCGTCGCGCTGTACGACGCACTCGCCGAAGTCGCGCCTTCGCCGGTCGTCGCGCTCAATCGCGCGGTAGCGGTCGGGATGGCGTTCGGACCGGCCGCCGCACTGGAGCTCGTCGATGCGCTGCGCGACGACCCGGCGCTCGCACGCTATCACTGGCTGCCGAGCGTACGCGGCGACCTGCTCGCGAAGCTCGGCCGCGCCGACGAGGCGAAGGTCGAATTCCGGCGCGCCGCTGAGTTGACGCGCAATGCGCGTGAAAGGGAATTGCTGCTCGGACGCGCGGCGGATGCATGA
- a CDS encoding YciI family protein, which yields MRFMIMIRATAVSESDALPDDRLVEAMTVYHEELAKAGVLLDANGLRPSASGWRVRYSGGKGTVVDGPFAETKELIAGYTLIQVRSRDEALEWTRRFPAPFGAEMDCEIEVRPLFELDDLTPSDAVERFRELNVGHGRGV from the coding sequence ATGCGATTCATGATCATGATCCGGGCGACCGCCGTGAGCGAGTCCGACGCGTTGCCGGACGACCGGCTGGTCGAGGCGATGACGGTCTATCACGAGGAACTGGCGAAGGCCGGCGTGCTGCTCGATGCGAACGGCCTGCGGCCGAGCGCGAGCGGCTGGCGTGTGCGGTACAGCGGCGGCAAGGGCACGGTGGTCGACGGCCCGTTCGCGGAAACGAAGGAACTGATCGCCGGCTACACGCTGATCCAGGTGCGTTCGCGCGACGAAGCGCTCGAGTGGACGCGGCGGTTTCCGGCGCCGTTCGGTGCGGAAATGGACTGCGAGATCGAGGTGCGTCCGCTGTTCGAACTCGACGACCTGACGCCGAGCGACGCGGTCGAACGGTTCCGCGAGTTGAACGTCGGCCACGGCCGCGGCGTTTGA
- a CDS encoding YciI family protein: MSYMLLIVEPTDQRAERTLEEGQALYARMVEFAGTLQARGVLRGVESLERSERATRVQVRDGDTRLIDGPFAEAKEMIGGFFLVDVDTRDEAIEIARQCPAAQWCTVEVRAVGPCFL, from the coding sequence ATGTCCTACATGCTGTTGATAGTCGAACCGACCGACCAGCGTGCCGAACGCACGCTCGAGGAAGGGCAGGCGCTATACGCGCGGATGGTGGAGTTCGCCGGCACGCTGCAAGCGCGCGGCGTGTTGCGCGGCGTCGAGTCGCTCGAGCGTTCCGAGCGCGCGACGCGTGTGCAGGTGCGCGACGGCGACACGCGCCTGATCGACGGCCCGTTCGCCGAGGCGAAGGAAATGATCGGCGGCTTCTTCCTCGTCGACGTCGACACGCGCGACGAAGCGATCGAGATCGCGCGCCAGTGCCCGGCCGCCCAATGGTGCACGGTCGAGGTACGCGCGGTAGGCCCGTGCTTCCTGTGA
- a CDS encoding DUF883 family protein, producing the protein MALTDSIEHKLDRGLSELRRTGRRVGRSTRSAARDLHEDVTDDLRSLVDELEDLLKNDGDGDIAALRKRVQARLDEARSRLDYASGNAAVRLRESAERMAQVVHDNPWQTAGVVGGLAFVVGLLLARR; encoded by the coding sequence ATGGCGCTCACCGACTCGATCGAACACAAGCTCGACCGCGGGCTGTCCGAGCTCCGACGCACCGGCCGGCGCGTCGGACGCAGCACCCGTTCGGCTGCTCGCGACCTGCACGAGGACGTCACCGACGACCTGCGCAGCCTCGTCGACGAACTCGAAGATCTGCTGAAGAACGATGGCGACGGCGATATCGCGGCGCTGCGCAAGCGCGTCCAGGCGCGGCTCGACGAAGCGCGCAGCAGGCTCGACTACGCGTCGGGCAACGCAGCCGTCCGGTTGCGCGAATCGGCCGAACGCATGGCGCAGGTCGTCCACGACAACCCGTGGCAGACGGCCGGCGTCGTCGGCGGCCTCGCATTCGTCGTAGGCCTGCTCCTTGCCCGCCGCTGA
- a CDS encoding BPSL1445 family SYLF domain-containing lipoprotein: MQKSLALKAATAVMLGSLALAGCTTTPDRPDNASASASKRESIDASVNATLSRLYSTVPGSRDLVSKARGVLVFPNVLQAGFIVGGQSGNGALRVGGSTVGYYNTSSLSVGLQAGAQSKAIVFLFMTQDALDTFRKSEGWSAGADASVAVVKVGANGAVDTNTATAPVEVLVLTNAGLMGDLSVNGTKITRLHI, translated from the coding sequence ATGCAGAAGTCCCTCGCACTGAAAGCCGCCACCGCCGTGATGCTCGGCAGCCTCGCCCTTGCCGGTTGCACGACCACCCCCGACCGACCCGACAACGCCTCGGCCAGCGCGTCGAAACGCGAGTCGATCGACGCGAGCGTGAATGCGACGCTGTCGCGCCTCTATTCGACGGTGCCCGGCTCCCGCGATCTCGTGTCGAAGGCGCGCGGCGTGCTGGTGTTCCCGAACGTGCTGCAGGCCGGCTTCATCGTCGGCGGCCAGTCCGGCAACGGCGCGCTGCGCGTCGGCGGCAGCACCGTCGGCTACTACAACACGTCGTCGCTGTCGGTCGGGCTGCAGGCCGGCGCGCAGTCGAAGGCGATCGTGTTCCTGTTCATGACGCAGGATGCCCTCGACACGTTCCGCAAGTCGGAAGGCTGGTCGGCCGGCGCCGATGCGTCGGTTGCGGTCGTGAAGGTCGGTGCGAACGGCGCGGTCGACACCAATACGGCCACCGCCCCGGTCGAGGTGCTGGTACTGACGAACGCCGGCCTGATGGGCGACCTGTCGGTGAACGGCACCAAGATCACCAGGCTCCACATCTGA
- a CDS encoding AI-2E family transporter yields MDSGHDHQKFFYFLLFAVTVGLCWILAPFSGAVFWGTILAILFQPVQRWLAARFGKRRNLAALLTLSLIILIVILPLVFVAGTLVQEIAYVYQELKDAPPNYSKYVHDIIQALPTSIQHLLQKYGLTNVPGIQKKLTDGAAQISQFAATQALSIGQNTFQFVVSFGVMLYMVFFLLRDGGEIGRRVRRALPLDEEHKNLLLAKFTTVVRATVKGNIAVALVQGALGGLIFWILGIEGVVLWGALMAFLSLLPAIGASLVWVPAALYFLATGAVWKCVILVGFCVGVIGLVDNLLRPILVGKDTKMPDWVVLISTLGGMALFGINGFVIGPLVAALFMASWDIYARAEQGE; encoded by the coding sequence ATGGACAGCGGACACGATCACCAAAAATTCTTCTACTTCCTGCTGTTCGCGGTCACCGTCGGACTCTGCTGGATCCTCGCGCCGTTCTCCGGCGCGGTGTTCTGGGGCACCATTCTCGCGATCCTGTTCCAGCCGGTGCAGCGCTGGCTCGCCGCGCGCTTCGGCAAGCGGCGCAACCTCGCCGCGCTGCTCACGTTGTCGCTGATCATCCTGATCGTGATCCTGCCGCTCGTGTTCGTCGCCGGGACGCTCGTGCAGGAAATCGCGTACGTGTACCAGGAGCTGAAGGACGCGCCGCCGAACTATTCGAAGTACGTGCACGACATCATTCAGGCGCTGCCGACGTCGATCCAGCATCTGTTGCAGAAATACGGGCTCACCAACGTCCCCGGCATCCAGAAGAAGCTGACCGATGGCGCCGCGCAGATCAGCCAGTTCGCCGCCACGCAGGCGCTCAGCATCGGCCAGAACACGTTCCAGTTCGTCGTCAGCTTCGGCGTGATGCTGTACATGGTGTTCTTCCTGCTGCGCGACGGCGGTGAAATCGGCCGCCGCGTGCGGCGCGCGCTGCCGCTCGACGAGGAGCACAAGAACCTGCTGCTCGCGAAGTTCACCACGGTCGTGCGCGCGACCGTCAAGGGCAACATCGCGGTCGCGCTGGTGCAAGGCGCGCTCGGCGGGCTGATCTTCTGGATCCTCGGGATCGAGGGCGTCGTGCTGTGGGGAGCGCTGATGGCGTTCCTGTCGCTGCTGCCGGCGATCGGCGCGAGCCTCGTGTGGGTGCCGGCCGCGCTTTATTTCCTCGCGACCGGCGCGGTGTGGAAATGCGTGATCCTGGTCGGGTTCTGCGTCGGCGTGATCGGTCTCGTCGACAACCTGCTGCGCCCGATCCTCGTCGGCAAGGACACGAAGATGCCCGACTGGGTCGTGCTGATCTCGACGCTCGGCGGGATGGCGCTGTTCGGCATCAACGGCTTCGTGATCGGGCCGCTGGTCGCCGCGCTGTTCATGGCCAGCTGGGACATCTACGCACGCGCCGAACAAGGGGAATGA